GGAATTCTTATTGAACCGATGCTTATTCCGGCTGGCCTCAGCACATTGAGCGAGATCCGTGAAGCATTGGAAAAATTCCGCGAAAGTGGCAAGTTCGTTATAAGCTACAGCGAAAACTATTTTCAAACCACCTATTACCTTGCCACTGTAGCAGATAAGATTTATCTGAACCCTGAGGGAATGTTTGAACTCAAAGGTTTGACTGCCAGGGCTGTGTTTCTGAAAGGAATGCTCGAGAAATTAAACATTGAGCCACAGGTGATCAGCTACGGTAAATATAAAAGCGCAGCCGATCCTTTGATTTTCGATAAACTGACCGATGCCAACCGCGAGCAACTTTCAGCGTATGTAAATGGCGCCTGGTCGCAAATGCTTGCTAAAATGGCAGAAGCAAGGAATTTGTCGGTTGAGGAACTCAACGCAATTGCTGACGCCTATAAAATTGAAGAAGCAGAAGATGCGCTTGAACATAATCTTGTTGATGCCCTTTGCTTTAAGGATCAGTTATTACTTGATCTGAAAGAACGACTCGAAATCGCCGAAAGTGAAAAGATAAGCTTTGTGGAACTTGGCAAATATATGAACGCCCCGGTGGCAAGGGAATCCGGTAGTCGTTCGCGTGATAAAATCGCCGTTATTTATGCACAGGGAACCATTTTACCAGGTGAAGGTGATGAGACCACAATTGGTTCTGAAAAAATTTCGGCAACGATAAGAATGGCCCGCGAAGACAAAAATGTAAAAGGCATTGTCCTGCGTGTGAATTCGGGCGGAGGAAGTGCACTTGCTTCTGAAGTGATACTTCGTGAAGTATTGCTTGCTAAAGCGGAGAAACCGGTAGTTGCTTCGTTTGGCGATGTAGCTGCTTCAGGTGGATATTATATCGCTTGTGGCGCTGATAAGATTGTGGCCACTTCTTCAACAATAACAGGATCAATTGGTGTGATCAGT
The sequence above is a segment of the Bacteroidales bacterium genome. Coding sequences within it:
- the sppA gene encoding signal peptide peptidase SppA — protein: MRQFFKFMFASMLGFIIAGLLLLFIFIGILVSIASFSEETTVVKPNTVLHLKLDQPIIDRSPKNPFSSSSFSGFKTNPGLNDYLENIEKASNDPNIKGILIEPMLIPAGLSTLSEIREALEKFRESGKFVISYSENYFQTTYYLATVADKIYLNPEGMFELKGLTARAVFLKGMLEKLNIEPQVISYGKYKSAADPLIFDKLTDANREQLSAYVNGAWSQMLAKMAEARNLSVEELNAIADAYKIEEAEDALEHNLVDALCFKDQLLLDLKERLEIAESEKISFVELGKYMNAPVARESGSRSRDKIAVIYAQGTILPGEGDETTIGSEKISATIRMAREDKNVKGIVLRVNSGGGSALASEVILREVLLAKAEKPVVASFGDVAASGGYYIACGADKIVATSSTITGSIGVISMIPNMQKFFNNKLGITFDEVKTNEFSDFIPFNRPMNDQERKIMERMTDNIYEVFITHVAAGRNMTKEEVDAIGQGRIWIGTDALEIGLIDQLGGLNDAIELTAQLAGLEDWRVTELPVQKDFLTMLMEDFSGSGVKKAVKTEMGEYYTYYEYLKNAASFNGIQARMPFEVEVY